Proteins co-encoded in one Flavobacteriales bacterium TMED191 genomic window:
- a CDS encoding class I SAM-dependent methyltransferase produces the protein MKAINLFNKWVELGKDGGMEKNHTPSVNAMLELIPSKFTNSNFDFLDIGCGNGWLVNKVSKLKNCTKTVGVDGAKKMIEKARLNDSKSHYIQLDLNNIYSFKEKFDIIFSMEVVYYLNNPQSLINHVFDNLLNKGGIFIMGIDYYTENKKSLNWPQDLNVKMFKGSILEWKKIFINSGFDNSSTHQVCASKDWAGTLVVLGTKY, from the coding sequence ATGAAAGCAATTAATCTCTTTAATAAATGGGTCGAACTAGGTAAAGATGGTGGTATGGAAAAAAATCATACACCCTCCGTAAATGCTATGTTGGAATTGATACCTTCTAAATTTACCAACTCTAATTTTGATTTTTTAGATATTGGCTGTGGAAATGGGTGGCTTGTAAATAAAGTGTCAAAGTTGAAAAACTGTACTAAAACTGTTGGAGTAGATGGTGCTAAAAAAATGATAGAAAAGGCTAGGTTAAATGATTCTAAATCACATTACATACAGTTAGATTTGAATAATATTTATTCATTTAAAGAGAAGTTCGATATTATATTTAGTATGGAAGTAGTTTACTATTTAAATAATCCTCAATCATTAATTAATCATGTTTTTGATAATTTATTAAATAAAGGTGGGATATTTATTATGGGTATTGATTATTACACTGAAAATAAAAAGTCATTAAATTGGCCACAAGATTTGAATGTTAAAATGTTTAAGGGGTCTATCTTAGAATGGAAGAAAATATTTATAAACTCAGGTTTTGACAATTCCTCAACACATCAAGTATGTGCTAGTAAAGATTGGGCTGGAACATTAGTTGTGCTTGGAACAAAATATTGA
- a CDS encoding TonB-dependent receptor, giving the protein MIIYLFNKLLSTNYMTRRLIIFISLINGLIYCQTPTDRDSIVLQNPLKEVLITGQIGGQSISQSVNNLILITSKDIKSTGSNDLAELFSNQALFDLNVDPALGTSVSIQGMQGNNINIMIDGIPVIGRKGSQIDLSQINLANIERIEILKGPASVMYGTNSTGGVINLISKKDINTILFNSYLESIGVYNFNMDVNKTIKDVDLHINLGKYSFEGHGDESVRSKYWKPKDQTFADFKVRKNIQNTSLEFKTSFFTEELIDLGDENFFPLLGTSTDLHYLTYRNINFLKISKDEEKYNWNYTGSFSQTNFEKKQFDIELATNIATQTINPDYNTFDKFQSFFNRLEYNRFTELRYKSQLGIDFNYETVEGTKIQDTIASIHNYSIFTQSSFELNDKLTTQLGLRVPYHSLYSTNLIPSVHLKYDFKSQNQFRLSYSRGFRSPTIKELFMEFIDINHNIIGNSNLSPEKSNAFQLSLSLLPKNDDKVYCSFNIEGFLNYLNNKIELARIQNTDAYTYYNLDKSIYYGSNVFSKLNIKSQNNTLSSFNIMWNMFYIKNSSFNYNLPRHNLSLAYKYEYAICDCGLNINWKWKSKYEYQAYNDSNDLLVYEQLGYQLLNFNLFKEFSSINTSLIIGVKNLFDIQDVNYAMQDDVHTGDFSTISWGRTMFFQLSWKPF; this is encoded by the coding sequence ATGATAATATATTTGTTCAACAAATTATTGTCAACTAATTATATGACTAGAAGACTTATTATTTTTATTTCTTTAATTAATGGATTAATTTATTGCCAGACTCCCACAGATCGAGACTCAATAGTATTACAAAATCCATTAAAAGAAGTTCTAATAACGGGTCAAATAGGTGGTCAATCTATTTCTCAATCTGTAAATAATTTAATTTTAATTACTTCAAAAGATATTAAGTCAACCGGATCTAATGATTTAGCTGAATTATTTAGTAATCAAGCATTATTTGATTTGAATGTTGACCCAGCTTTGGGTACTAGCGTGAGTATTCAAGGTATGCAGGGTAATAATATAAATATCATGATCGATGGTATACCTGTTATAGGTCGTAAAGGCAGTCAGATTGATTTATCCCAAATTAATCTAGCAAATATAGAAAGAATCGAAATTTTAAAAGGGCCAGCTTCTGTTATGTATGGCACTAATTCTACTGGAGGAGTAATAAATTTAATTTCAAAAAAAGACATAAATACAATTTTATTTAATTCATATTTAGAAAGCATCGGTGTTTATAATTTTAATATGGATGTTAATAAAACTATTAAAGATGTTGATTTGCACATAAATTTAGGTAAGTATAGTTTTGAGGGACATGGTGATGAGAGTGTTAGATCAAAATATTGGAAACCAAAGGATCAAACATTTGCTGACTTCAAAGTCCGTAAAAACATTCAAAATACTTCATTAGAGTTCAAAACATCTTTTTTTACTGAGGAGTTGATTGATTTAGGTGATGAAAACTTTTTTCCCCTTTTAGGCACTTCTACAGATTTACATTATCTGACATATCGTAATATTAATTTTTTAAAAATTAGTAAGGATGAAGAGAAATATAATTGGAATTATACAGGTTCATTTTCTCAAACAAATTTTGAAAAAAAACAATTTGATATTGAATTAGCTACAAATATTGCAACACAAACAATAAATCCTGATTATAATACTTTTGATAAATTTCAGTCATTTTTTAACAGACTAGAATACAATCGTTTCACTGAACTTAGGTATAAAAGTCAATTAGGTATAGATTTTAACTATGAAACAGTTGAGGGGACTAAAATACAAGATACAATTGCAAGTATACATAATTATTCTATCTTCACTCAGTCTAGTTTTGAACTAAATGATAAGTTGACAACTCAGTTAGGCTTAAGAGTGCCATATCATTCATTATATTCAACAAATCTTATCCCTTCTGTTCATTTAAAGTATGATTTTAAAAGTCAAAATCAATTTAGATTATCCTATTCAAGAGGTTTTAGATCGCCAACTATTAAAGAGTTATTTATGGAGTTTATTGACATAAATCATAATATTATTGGTAATTCTAATCTTAGTCCAGAAAAATCAAATGCATTTCAATTATCATTAAGCTTGTTGCCTAAAAATGATGATAAAGTGTACTGTTCCTTTAATATTGAGGGTTTTTTAAATTATTTAAATAACAAAATTGAATTAGCTAGAATTCAAAATACTGATGCATACACTTATTATAATTTAGATAAATCAATATATTATGGTTCAAATGTTTTTTCAAAGTTGAATATAAAATCTCAAAATAATACATTGAGCTCATTTAATATAATGTGGAATATGTTTTATATTAAAAACTCTTCTTTTAATTATAATCTTCCAAGACATAATTTAAGCTTGGCATATAAATATGAATATGCCATCTGTGATTGTGGTTTGAACATTAATTGGAAATGGAAATCCAAGTATGAGTATCAAGCTTATAATGACTCTAATGATTTACTTGTATATGAGCAACTTGGTTATCAACTTCTTAATTTTAATTTATTTAAGGAATTTAGTTCAATAAATACATCTTTAATAATTGGAGTTAAGAACTTGTTTGATATTCAAGATGTCAATTATGCTATGCAGGATGATGTACATACTGGTGATTTCTCTACAATATCTTGGGGGAGAACTATGTTTTTCCAATTAAGTTGGAAGCCTTTTTAA